The genomic window TAGTTGAAAATGCATTTTTATGCGTTTTTAAAAAAATGTGGTATATCCTACAAATAAAGTATAAAACTTATGTGCTTTTCTATATATTTGCCTTCAAACCAATTAAATTTTTTAAGTTATGATTATAGTTATAATCCTTGTTGTTTTTTTAGCAGTTTGCGTATTTATTTATAATTCTCTTATCGAAAGAAGAAATCAGGTTACTAATGCTTTTTCGGCAATTGATGTCATGCTTAAAAAACGTTTTGATTTGATTCCCAATCTTGTTGAGGTTGTTAAACAATACACCAATTACGAACAAAGTACATTAACTAAAATCGTAGAACTTCGTGCAAAAGCAGGTTCGGGTTCACTTACAGAAACTGAAAAAGCAAGTTTAGATACAGAATTAAGTACAGCTGTAAAAGGTTTAATGATTACCGTTGAAAACTACCCAGACTTAAAAGCTAATACTAATTTCCTGAATTTACAATCGACTTGGACAGAAAGCGAAGAACAAATCGCGGCCGCGAGAAGAACTTATAATGCTTCGGTTACTAGTTACAATAATGCTATTATGATGTTCCCAGGCAATATGTTTGCGGGAATGCTCAATTATACTAAAATTGATGTTTTAGAAACACCAGCAGAAGAGCGTAAAAACATTAGTGCAAAAGAGCTTTTTAATAATTAATGGATTCTGAAAATATTAACCATAAAGCCTTACAAGAGGTTTTGAATGCATTAGAAATTGACCGAAAAAAAATAGCAGAAACCTATAAAACCTGCTATATCTTGTTTGGTCTTGCGGCATTAATTTTAGCTATTGGTTTATTGATTAGTTTTCCAATGTTAGCTTTTTTTGGAGCTTTAGTTCCTCTGGTTATTGGTGTTGTAATGTATTTTCAAATACAAGATGAAGTAAAAAAATACAAATTTGTTTATAAAACCAATGTTGTTTCATCAGTATTAAAAGAGATTAATGAAACTTTTTCGATTACGCCTCAAAGCGGACTTCCCGAATATGAGTTTATAAGCTCTGAGCTTTTTACGACCGAACCAGATCGTTATAAGACCCAAGATTTAATAAGCGGAACTGCGGATAAAACTTCTTTTTGGTTTGCCGAAGTTCACGCTGAATATAAAACCGAAACCCAAACCAAAAACGGAACGAAAACAACTTGGCATACAATTTTTAAAGGAATTATTTTCGTAGCCGATTTCAATAAAAACTTTGAAGTATCGACGGTCGTGCGCCCAAAAGGTGTTGGAGATGCTATTGGTGCGTGGTTTTCTAAAAACGTTTTTAGCTTTGGAAACAGTGAGTTAGTGCATTTAGAAAATACCATTTTTGACGAGATTTTTGCTACCTATTCTAGAAATCAAATTGAGGCGAGATATATTTTAACTCCAGCCATGATGGAAAGAATTTTGGAATTAAACAAAAAATCAGAAGATACTATTTCGCTCTCGTTTATAGATTCTAAAATGTATATTGCTTTTCCGCTGTCTCATAACTACTTTGAGGCGCCTATTCATTCTTCGCTTTTAGTTCCAGATTTACTTACTGATGATCTTTCGATAGTTCAGTTTATGCAGGATATTGTGCATGAACTGGATTTGAATACTAGGATTTGGGGAAAGAAGTAAAAAACAAACTTTAGTTATAACTAAAATTTAGAATTTGAGTAGATTTGAAAATATAGATTGGAAGTTAGATGAATTAGCACGAAAGCTTAAGGGAGAGCTGACTAAAGATAGACCGAGTTATCCTGAAATTCTCAGAACATTTGAAGAAAGAAGAATTGATTGGATAGATAATGGTATAATGAAAGCTATTATAATTCAACCTAATTTTGAGGTTACTGTTGCTAACTCAAATATTTGGAATTTTATTAATGTTGCCATTTTTGATGACGGTTATTCATTTTCAAGACCGAAATAGATTAACATATTAGTCGACCAAAAAGATTTTGCTTTTATTGAAGATAATATTGACGAATTACTTCTAAAATCAGAAAAAAATTATTGAATATTTCATTTAAAGATCTGATGTAATTTTAGATCTACAAATCAAAGTATATAATTTTATTATGAAAACCTCGACTTAAAAAATCGAGGTTTTTCATTTAAAATTTTTTACTCTACCTCCAAATAAGGATTTAAAGTTTCGGCTAATTCATTGACCCAGTAAAAGCTGTCTCTTATTTTAATAATTTCAGTTTGAAATGTTTCATGTTCGCTTAAAACGCATAATGCCATTGTAAAATTTACCTGCCTTAGTGTTTTAGCCATTTCTACTGGATCGATTCTGACGTTGAAGAAATTCAAAAGCTTGATTTCCGTTTCTTTTGAGATTGTGTTGGTACTCATAATCTTTGTGTTTAGGAAAAGAACCCGCACAGCTAAGGTGTCCTACGCCACAAAGTGCGTTGCAGTTGTTTCCAATACCGCCACCATACCATACGGGCAAAAGTTTTTTTGATATCATATTCTTTGTGTTTAGGACTGTAAAGATATCAAAAAATATTTTAAGAAAGAAAAAGACTACAACTATAAAAGTAAGTTGTTTCTGAAAGTAAATATAAAACGTTTATTTGAAGAAAAGATAAACTCCGCCCAGTTTCCGTACAGTTTGTCATTTCGAGGCACGAGAAATCTTCGCAAGTAACTCCGCAACTTTGCGTGCTCAACGTGCGAAGATTTCTCGTGCCTCGAAATGACAAGATTGAGGAGATTCGTTGAGGTTAGTTTAGGTTTCATAAGCCTTCTCCCGATTACTATCCGAATCGCTCAGATGATAATCGGATTTTGCGAGAAAACCTTTGTTACTTTGCGACTTTGAACCTTTTCCTATTACTTCAAAACAAACTCATTCTCCTTCAATTTTTTCAAAACTGCTGCAATAATTTTAGAACGGCATTCTGAATTTTCAGTTGTTGATGCAGTTTTCACCCAATAACGTATATTAAGCTGAATGACACCCGCACCTGCAACATCGGTAATTACGGCTGCGTTTTCGTGGTCTTTTTCGGTAACGTCTTCGCTGTTTCCAAGAACTTCTTTTACGAGTTCGATAGCACGTGTGTAATCAGAACCATATTCGAGTCCGACTGTGAAAGTTTGGAGTAGGAAACCTTCGCTGTTGTAGTTAATGAGCGTGTTTTTTATAAGAAGGGCATTTGGAATATAAATGATTTTCGAATCGCTTTTTACTTCGGTATCGCGCAGGTTGAGGTTAATGACTTCACCTTTAACGCCATTACTTTCGATAATATCACCAATATTAAAAGGTCTTTTGAAAGCCAGCAGAATTCCGGCAAGGAAATTTTCACCAATATCTTTAAGCGCAAAACCAATTACAAAAGCAGAGATTCCTGCACCAGCAAGCATACTTTGAGCGATTCCGTCAAGGCCGATAATTCGGAACATAATAAGAATCCCGATAATAATAAGGACCGACTTAATTAAACGAGCGATAAAAGTCGCCAAAAGACGATCGTGCATTCTGACTTTTAGTCGGTTGCCTGCAAAAATTCCGACACGGCTTGCAATAAACCATGAAACCAAAATAACTAAAACTGCCAGAATAAATTTTGGCGTAAGATCGACAATGCTATAATAATATCCTTCTAAATGTTTAAAAACGTCTTGCAAAAAATCTTCCATAATAAATAAATAATTGGCATAAAAAACTAAAATTTTAAAAGTAGAGATTTAGAAAGTGGAACACTTTACAAGATTCTCTCAGAATTTTATAAAATCTAATGGAGGAATCAGATAAAATCACAAATTATATCAAATTAACCTGCTATATTTTTATATTTGCTGTCTGAGTTTTTTCAGGACTATTTTTATCAAAAAGCACCATTTACATGTTGACCCAATCTCATTTAGAGCAATTAGCCGGCGAACTCGAAGGCACACTTTTATACGATGATCTTCATAAAACACTTTATTCGACAGACGCATCAGTGTATCGGATTCGGCCAAATGCGGTGGCTCTGCCTAAAACTACAGCAGATATCAGCAAGTTAATTCGCTTTGCGGCACAACATAATATTTCGGTTACGCCAAGAACTGCGGGAACTTCACTAGCTGGACAAGCAGTAGGAGACGGACTTGTGGTGGATGTTTCGAAAAATTTCACCAAAATCATTTCATATAATGCCGAAAATAAAACCGTTACCGTACAGCCCGGCGTTATTCGTGATGAACTGAATTTATTCTTAAAACCTTATGGTGTATTTTTTGCACCAATTACATCAACCTCAAACCGCGCTATGATTGGCGGAATGGTTGGAAATAATTCATCTGGAACAACTTCGATTCGTTACGGTGTGACGCGCGATAAGATTGTTGAGGTTAAAGCAATTTTGAGCGACGGTTCTGAAGTAGCTT from Flavobacterium fluviale includes these protein-coding regions:
- a CDS encoding LemA family protein, which codes for MIIVIILVVFLAVCVFIYNSLIERRNQVTNAFSAIDVMLKKRFDLIPNLVEVVKQYTNYEQSTLTKIVELRAKAGSGSLTETEKASLDTELSTAVKGLMITVENYPDLKANTNFLNLQSTWTESEEQIAAARRTYNASVTSYNNAIMMFPGNMFAGMLNYTKIDVLETPAEERKNISAKELFNN
- a CDS encoding DUF3137 domain-containing protein: MDSENINHKALQEVLNALEIDRKKIAETYKTCYILFGLAALILAIGLLISFPMLAFFGALVPLVIGVVMYFQIQDEVKKYKFVYKTNVVSSVLKEINETFSITPQSGLPEYEFISSELFTTEPDRYKTQDLISGTADKTSFWFAEVHAEYKTETQTKNGTKTTWHTIFKGIIFVADFNKNFEVSTVVRPKGVGDAIGAWFSKNVFSFGNSELVHLENTIFDEIFATYSRNQIEARYILTPAMMERILELNKKSEDTISLSFIDSKMYIAFPLSHNYFEAPIHSSLLVPDLLTDDLSIVQFMQDIVHELDLNTRIWGKK
- a CDS encoding mechanosensitive ion channel family protein yields the protein MEDFLQDVFKHLEGYYYSIVDLTPKFILAVLVILVSWFIASRVGIFAGNRLKVRMHDRLLATFIARLIKSVLIIIGILIMFRIIGLDGIAQSMLAGAGISAFVIGFALKDIGENFLAGILLAFKRPFNIGDIIESNGVKGEVINLNLRDTEVKSDSKIIYIPNALLIKNTLINYNSEGFLLQTFTVGLEYGSDYTRAIELVKEVLGNSEDVTEKDHENAAVITDVAGAGVIQLNIRYWVKTASTTENSECRSKIIAAVLKKLKENEFVLK